In Bythopirellula goksoeyrii, a single window of DNA contains:
- a CDS encoding PEP-CTERM sorting domain-containing protein, translating to MRVGMYLLAGFLLVNCQTAFSQSLVVGGQTNVAIDFDTLSSAAGLDLSSVSPEVISPGSIPDSVAFPINARDGSLPTTFEYDATTFPAGGSFMGTIEHSGSVLFNTDTIEIGDFTIGFDAGRTGTLGGLASGFFVANNVSGVVPAPVALFDIEVTGANPQVTSLTVDGNLLVSPELGTFLVDNALASTNLQGTPVGVARVEAVAVPEPTAALLLGVGVLGGFAIRRTR from the coding sequence ATGCGCGTTGGTATGTATCTTTTGGCAGGCTTCCTATTGGTGAACTGTCAGACGGCCTTTAGCCAGTCACTGGTGGTGGGAGGTCAAACGAATGTGGCTATAGACTTTGACACACTCAGCTCAGCGGCCGGATTGGATTTATCGAGTGTTTCCCCAGAAGTGATCAGTCCTGGATCTATTCCTGACTCGGTCGCTTTTCCCATCAATGCCCGTGATGGGTCGCTGCCTACAACATTTGAGTATGATGCGACAACTTTTCCTGCTGGTGGAAGTTTTATGGGCACCATCGAGCACTCTGGTAGTGTGCTCTTTAACACGGACACGATCGAGATTGGCGACTTTACAATCGGGTTCGATGCAGGCCGTACCGGTACGCTGGGTGGTTTAGCAAGCGGGTTCTTTGTTGCCAATAATGTGAGCGGCGTAGTGCCGGCACCTGTAGCGCTTTTCGACATTGAGGTCACCGGCGCCAATCCGCAAGTGACAAGCCTCACGGTCGACGGTAATCTGTTGGTCTCTCCTGAGCTTGGGACGTTCCTCGTGGACAATGCCCTGGCATCGACGAATCTACAGGGCACGCCTGTGGGAGTGGCCCGTGTAGAAGCAGTCGCAGTCCCTGAGCCAACTGCCGCCCTGCTTCTAGGAGTTGGCGTTCTTGGGGGCTTCGCCATTCGCAGGACCCGTTGA
- a CDS encoding DUF7453 family protein: protein MRSIKGILRGALLFALPLAVVVMVTLGTSAAANAGSNTKVVAVTLDPAPDGNGIIVIGLTLPKLNDIGQAAFSGFISNGMGGNPSDNATLLSDGNTLAQVAREGQSAPDGNGILDDFIDLNFPILNGSLNNTGKVALRTSYIGSHGGSSEDSGIVVGNGNTLTQIARAGQPSPDGNGILSYVSIPDINDAGQVAFAATLIGSNSSLTSDVGVYRNDGNVLTQIARTGQAAPDGNGIIGRTTTFHGSSLNALGQVAFGVAITPTPDGIGGDEALLLGDGDKLIQIVRSGQPAPDGNGDLVYGQTLGLAAPALNEMGQVAFSAYVTGTVDGLNDGGGVFLSDGSSLTTIARRGQPAPDGNGSFGTFSTPRSLNNSGQVAFRAGFIDSSLGFTDRGIVRGDGVTLEQIARHGQLAPDGDGTYREFYHPAINDAGQVVFGAVFLGGQNIPRESRNGDRAIVFYDDELGLVPVARVGDPLLGSTIVDFNFHGTEKLGFNERGQVAFQFFLEDYRRGIAIWSPVPEPGAITYLALAGGGLFTCFRRGL from the coding sequence ATGAGAAGTATCAAAGGCATTCTGCGGGGCGCATTACTGTTCGCTCTTCCTCTTGCAGTTGTGGTAATGGTCACCCTGGGGACTTCGGCAGCGGCCAATGCGGGGTCGAATACCAAGGTCGTGGCCGTTACCCTCGATCCCGCCCCCGATGGTAATGGAATTATTGTTATTGGCCTGACGTTGCCAAAGCTCAATGACATAGGCCAAGCGGCTTTTTCAGGATTCATTTCCAATGGAATGGGGGGGAACCCTTCAGATAACGCCACCCTCCTAAGTGATGGCAATACACTGGCCCAAGTCGCGCGCGAGGGGCAGTCTGCTCCCGACGGCAACGGAATACTTGATGACTTCATCGATCTGAACTTTCCCATTCTCAATGGTTCTCTCAACAACACAGGCAAAGTGGCGCTTCGCACCAGCTATATTGGCAGTCATGGAGGCAGCAGCGAAGATAGTGGAATCGTCGTAGGTAATGGCAATACGCTGACGCAGATAGCCCGTGCGGGCCAACCCAGTCCCGACGGCAACGGAATACTTTCCTACGTATCTATTCCCGACATCAACGACGCGGGACAAGTTGCCTTCGCGGCTACACTTATCGGTTCAAATAGCAGCCTTACATCTGACGTTGGTGTCTATCGCAACGATGGAAATGTCCTGACCCAAATTGCCCGCACGGGCCAAGCCGCTCCGGATGGCAATGGGATCATTGGTAGAACTACTACCTTCCATGGAAGTTCTCTCAATGCATTAGGACAGGTAGCTTTCGGGGTCGCAATTACACCCACCCCTGACGGCATTGGCGGTGACGAAGCCCTCCTGCTGGGAGACGGTGACAAACTAATCCAGATCGTCCGCTCGGGTCAGCCAGCTCCCGATGGCAATGGCGACCTCGTTTATGGCCAGACTTTGGGCCTCGCTGCTCCGGCACTTAATGAGATGGGCCAAGTAGCATTTTCGGCATATGTGACCGGTACCGTGGATGGCCTTAACGACGGTGGTGGTGTGTTTTTGAGCGATGGCAGCTCATTAACGACAATTGCTCGTAGAGGACAGCCTGCCCCCGATGGGAACGGCAGCTTCGGAACATTCAGCACTCCTAGGTCCCTCAATAACTCGGGACAGGTAGCATTTCGAGCTGGATTTATTGACAGTAGCCTCGGCTTCACTGATAGGGGAATCGTGCGCGGTGACGGAGTCACTCTGGAGCAAATTGCCCGCCATGGGCAGCTCGCGCCCGATGGTGATGGGACGTATAGAGAGTTTTACCATCCTGCCATCAACGATGCTGGGCAGGTCGTATTTGGTGCCGTATTTCTAGGTGGTCAGAACATCCCTCGCGAAAGCAGAAACGGAGACCGAGCTATAGTTTTTTACGATGACGAACTTGGTCTTGTCCCCGTAGCGCGAGTGGGCGATCCTCTACTCGGCAGCACTATCGTTGATTTTAATTTTCACGGCACCGAAAAGCTGGGATTCAATGAGCGAGGTCAAGTGGCTTTCCAGTTCTTTCTTGAGGACTATCGTCGCGGCATCGCCATCTGGTCTCCCGTTCCCGAGCCGGGGGCTATCACATACTTAGCGCTCGCCGGTGGGGGCCTGTTCACCTGCTTCCGCCGGGGGCTGTGA